In Sparus aurata chromosome 3, fSpaAur1.1, whole genome shotgun sequence, the following are encoded in one genomic region:
- the lypla2 gene encoding acyl-protein thioesterase 2, translating to MCGNNMSLPLLKEAATVSGSEKETAAVIFLHGLGDTGQGWADTMTEFQLPHVKYIFPHAPRIPVTLNLKSVMPAWFDLMGLTPDSPEDESGIKKAADNIKAIIEHEAKNGIPPNRIMLGGFSQGGALSLYTALTCQHQLGGVVALSCWLPLHKSFPSASSGNRNLPILQCHGEMDTMIPVQFGAMTAEMLKSLVDPKMITFKTYPGLSHSSSHQEMEAVKEFIEKHLPRI from the exons ATGTGTGGCAACAACATGTCTTTGCCGCTGCTCAAGGAGGCTGCGACGGTGTCCGGGTCGGAGAAGGAGACCGCGGCG GTGATCTTCCTTCATGGGTTGGGAGACACAGG acAAGGATGGGCCGACACTATGACGGAGTTTCAGCTGCCTCACGTCAAGTACATCTTCCCCCACGC ACCCAGAATTCCTGTCACTCTTAACCTGAAGTCGGTGATGCCCGCGTG GTTTGACCTCATGGGTCTCACCCCCGATAGCCCAGAAGATGAATCTGGAATCAAGAAGGCAGCAGATAACA TCAAGGCTATAATCGAACATGAGGCCAAAAATGGGATCCCCCCAAACCGTATAATGCTTGGTGGCTTCTCTCAG GGTGGGGCATTGTCCTTATATACCGCCTTGACCTGCCAGCATCAGTTGGGTGGTGTTGTGGCTCTCAGTTGCTGGCTACCACTTCACAAGTCTTTCCCATCG gCTTCGAGCGGCAACAGGAACCTCCCAATCCTGCAGTGCCACGGCGAGATGGACACCATGATCCCAGTGCAGTTCGGTGCAATGACGGCGGAAATGCTCAAATCCCTAGTCGACCCTAAGATGATCACCTTCAAAACCTACCCAGGGCTCTCTCACAGCTCCTCTCATCAG GAGATGGAGGCTGTAAAGGAATTTATCGAGAAGCATTTGCCCCGAATCTGA